A genomic segment from Centroberyx gerrardi isolate f3 chromosome 22, fCenGer3.hap1.cur.20231027, whole genome shotgun sequence encodes:
- the pxdc1b gene encoding PX domain-containing protein 1, with translation MASAVFEGTSLVNMFVKDCWVNGIRRLIISQRGEEEEFFEIRTEWSDRNILYLHRSYSDLGRLFKRLAESFPEDRRELSKSPLIEGLVKIKEANDIEMKLNEVERLLKNAINMPVKYSRSEVMLTFFERSPLDQVLRNDKVHRIQPCFQSPIKISEIMRSNGFCLANTETIVFDENLPQEKERPSSTDSGEHTYEDGTEFLPMEPDLCDEDTEAYVTNLSYYHLVPFETDILE, from the exons ATGGCATCGGCTGTGTTTGAAGGGACGTCGCTGGTCAACATGTTTGTCAAGGACTGCTGGGTTAACGGGATCCGGAGACTCATCATCAGCCAgcggggagaggaagaggagttttTCGAGATCAGGACTGAATGGTCCGACAGGAACATTTTATACTTGCACCGGAGTTATTCGGATTTGGGGAGGTTGTTTAAAAGACTGGCTGAATCCTTTCCTGAGGACAGAAGGGAGCTCTCCAAGTCTCCACTGATAGAAG GGCTGGTAAAAATCAAAGAGGCAAATGACATTGAGATGAAGCTGAATGAGGTGGAGAGGCTACTGAAGAATGCCATCAACATGCCTGTTAAG TATTCCAGGTCAGAGGTGATGTTAACTTTCTTTGAGCGGTCACCACTGGACCAGGTGCTAAGGAATGACAAAGTCCATAGAATCCAGCCATGCTTCCAGAGTCCAATCAAGATATCAG AAATCATGCGGTCAAATGGTTTCTGTCTGGCCAACACAGAGACCATCGTATTTGATGAGAATCTCCCCCAGGAAAAAGAGAGACCTTCATCCACTGACTCTGGGGAACACAC GTATGAGGATGGAACAGAGTTCTTGCCAATGGAACCAGACTTGTGTGATGAGGACACAGAAGCGTATGTCACCAACCTGTCCTACTACCATCTGGTCCCATTTGAAACTGACATTCTGGAGTGA